One window of Pseudomonas sp. ML2-2023-3 genomic DNA carries:
- a CDS encoding HPP family protein — protein sequence MQNRWISRLLPAATNTRPTEWSRAAVGVSLGTLFSVWVCSLFFGLPVAMHLIGPLGASAILLFAVSSGALAQPWSIVGGYLCATVVSLGVVYFFGRGLDSACLAVGIAMLCMCLLRCLHPPAGALALLVVLADPDSASLGWGMLAPVMLSAVSMLIAALAYNNLTRVRYPKKSAEANPLVIADQAPVDPGITAQDLQHALQQMDAFIDVTPEDLEELIRASEQHARRRSIGEVFAHEG from the coding sequence ATGCAAAACCGCTGGATCAGCCGCCTATTGCCTGCGGCTACGAACACCCGTCCCACTGAATGGAGCCGCGCAGCCGTAGGCGTATCCCTTGGCACGCTGTTCAGCGTCTGGGTGTGCAGCCTGTTCTTTGGTCTGCCCGTGGCCATGCATTTGATTGGCCCGCTGGGTGCTTCGGCCATTTTGCTGTTTGCCGTGTCTTCAGGTGCGCTGGCACAACCCTGGTCGATTGTCGGCGGCTACCTGTGTGCAACGGTGGTGTCTCTGGGAGTGGTGTACTTTTTTGGGCGCGGCCTGGACAGCGCCTGCCTCGCCGTCGGCATCGCCATGCTGTGCATGTGCCTGCTGCGCTGCCTGCACCCGCCTGCCGGTGCGCTGGCGTTACTGGTGGTGCTGGCTGACCCGGACAGTGCCAGCCTGGGGTGGGGCATGCTCGCCCCGGTGATGCTCAGCGCAGTGAGCATGCTGATTGCGGCGCTGGCCTACAACAATCTGACCCGTGTGCGTTACCCAAAAAAATCGGCCGAGGCGAACCCGCTGGTGATTGCTGATCAGGCCCCCGTTGACCCGGGCATTACCGCCCAGGACTTGCAACATGCATTGCAGCAAATGGACGCGTTCATCGACGTCACCCCAGAAGATCTTGAAGAGCTGATCAGGGCCAGCGAACAACATGCGCGCCGTCGCAGCATCGGCGAAGTCTTCGCCCACGAGGGCTGA
- a CDS encoding nuclear transport factor 2 family protein, with protein sequence MPNIAGSIEKYIFAKDSNRPDLLRQAFTADATLEMVVRTGVISFPPQVSGRAGIADVLVRRFGQSYENVYTFCLGEPPKAGANTHACKWLVGMSVKETRELRIGCGEYHWRFAPQSGLAEHLCITIEHMQVCPSQFLEPVMNWLQSLDYPWCLPGEMIERAPQLSNIAPVIEYLQT encoded by the coding sequence ATGCCGAACATCGCTGGTTCGATTGAAAAGTACATTTTTGCCAAGGATTCAAACCGTCCTGACCTTTTGCGCCAAGCCTTCACTGCAGATGCAACCCTTGAAATGGTTGTACGCACCGGTGTCATTTCATTTCCCCCTCAGGTCAGCGGTCGAGCAGGTATCGCCGATGTGCTGGTGCGCCGCTTTGGCCAGAGTTATGAAAACGTCTATACATTTTGTCTGGGTGAGCCACCCAAGGCAGGCGCCAATACCCATGCCTGCAAATGGCTGGTGGGAATGTCTGTCAAAGAGACTCGCGAATTACGCATAGGTTGCGGCGAATATCACTGGCGATTTGCGCCGCAGTCGGGACTGGCAGAGCATCTGTGCATCACGATCGAGCACATGCAGGTTTGTCCGTCGCAATTCCTTGAACCTGTAATGAATTGGCTGCAGAGTCTGGATTACCCGTGGTGCCTGCCTGGCGAGATGATTGAGAGGGCGCCACAGCTCAGCAACATTGCCCCTGTCATTGAGTATCTTCAAACCTGA
- a CDS encoding TraR/DksA family transcriptional regulator, whose translation MTKDKLLAMPADDYMNAEQHAFFSELLQNMKVETHERIEQNRIAIESLDTPADPADAASVEEERTWLVNAIDRDQRMLPQLEQALERIKDDSFGWCDDSGDAIGLKRLLISPTTKYCIEAQERHEQIDKHQRQA comes from the coding sequence ATGACAAAGGATAAGTTGCTGGCCATGCCGGCGGATGACTACATGAATGCCGAGCAACATGCTTTTTTCAGCGAGCTGTTGCAAAACATGAAGGTTGAAACCCACGAGCGTATCGAGCAGAACCGCATCGCGATCGAGAGCCTGGACACTCCGGCCGACCCTGCAGACGCCGCTTCGGTTGAAGAAGAGCGCACCTGGCTGGTGAACGCAATCGACCGTGACCAGCGCATGCTGCCTCAGCTTGAGCAAGCACTTGAGCGTATCAAGGACGACAGCTTCGGCTGGTGTGATGACAGTGGCGATGCAATCGGCCTCAAGCGCCTGCTGATCAGCCCTACCACCAAGTACTGCATCGAAGCTCAAGAGCGTCACGAGCAAATCGACAAGCATCAGCGTCAGGCCTAA
- a CDS encoding phospholipase effector Tle1 domain-containing protein, whose product MSRSSNTERVLRVGIFFDGTANNQFNLLLGQERQAQGLKVDPASSYAGTPTNIARLHRHYPVQTTFSDARAQTSLYVSGIGTTTAAADTAFPGLSYGRGRTGVLGKADEAQALLSQCLGRFVRLAPPNTLGRLQLDIFGFSRGAAAARHFANQVRTLPFKKQFALAPDFTCSIEFIGLFDTVAAMGGLEDLGDVGDEINPGLNLYLGPDCAQQVVQLCARDEYRRNFSLTRIAPQWPLDIFLPGAHADLGGGYPVEMQEQVQLTRWQSNLVSPSTPVRLTRAWKLTQAQWLDWQEKDLIDPLAPDDFLQVRTEERKAGTRQDPMKRVQAAVFMQRRLYGQLSRLYLRMMHRLACEHGVPFAALSDAQDALPDELIPIAARLEGQVPKNAIKLTNAQERLLRQRYVHHSANWNANVGEGLGVLDKGFFNIPQEGGRSVFDQKAPV is encoded by the coding sequence ATGAGTCGCTCAAGCAATACGGAGCGTGTATTGCGTGTCGGTATCTTTTTCGATGGCACAGCCAATAACCAGTTCAACCTTCTGCTGGGCCAGGAGCGTCAGGCCCAGGGCCTGAAGGTCGATCCCGCCAGCAGTTATGCCGGCACCCCGACCAATATCGCCCGTCTGCACCGCCATTACCCTGTGCAAACGACGTTCAGCGATGCGCGAGCGCAGACATCGCTTTACGTCAGCGGAATTGGCACCACCACCGCTGCGGCGGATACCGCGTTTCCGGGCCTGAGCTATGGCCGTGGCCGCACCGGTGTGCTGGGCAAGGCCGATGAGGCCCAGGCGCTGCTGAGCCAATGTCTGGGGCGATTTGTCCGGCTTGCTCCCCCCAACACCCTGGGTCGTTTGCAGCTGGATATCTTTGGCTTCAGTCGGGGCGCGGCAGCAGCCCGGCACTTCGCCAACCAAGTGCGCACCCTCCCTTTTAAAAAACAGTTTGCCCTGGCGCCCGACTTCACATGCTCCATTGAGTTTATTGGTTTGTTCGATACCGTCGCGGCGATGGGCGGGTTGGAGGACCTGGGTGATGTGGGGGATGAGATCAACCCGGGGCTCAATCTGTATCTGGGGCCTGACTGTGCGCAACAAGTGGTGCAGTTGTGCGCCCGGGATGAATACCGGCGCAATTTTTCCCTGACCCGCATTGCGCCGCAATGGCCGCTGGATATTTTTCTGCCGGGTGCCCATGCCGATCTGGGGGGTGGTTATCCGGTCGAGATGCAAGAGCAGGTGCAGTTGACGCGCTGGCAAAGCAATCTGGTCAGCCCGTCCACACCCGTCAGGCTGACCCGGGCCTGGAAGCTGACTCAAGCGCAATGGCTGGACTGGCAGGAGAAGGACTTGATTGATCCGCTGGCGCCGGACGATTTTTTGCAGGTGCGCACTGAGGAGCGCAAGGCAGGCACTCGCCAGGATCCGATGAAGAGGGTCCAGGCCGCTGTCTTTATGCAACGCCGCCTGTACGGCCAGCTTTCACGCCTGTATTTACGCATGATGCACAGGCTGGCGTGTGAGCACGGGGTGCCCTTTGCTGCCCTGAGCGACGCACAGGACGCCTTGCCTGACGAACTGATCCCCATTGCTGCAAGGCTGGAGGGTCAGGTGCCGAAAAATGCGATCAAGCTGACTAATGCCCAGGAGCGTTTACTGCGCCAGCGCTACGTGCATCATTCGGCCAACTGGAATGCCAATGTGGGTGAGGGGCTCGGGGTGCTGGACAAGGGATTCTTCAACATACCGCAAGAGGGTGGGCGCTCTGTGTTCGACCAGAAGGCACCGGTCTGA
- a CDS encoding RND family transporter codes for MQRFVNNCAEQLMARRNVLLGFFLLVTLALGYSATHVRLDPGFNKQIPVRHAYMLNFLDFSRIFTGANRLLVSVHWKGQGDLYNPEFLQTLQNVTDDVFYISGVSRPSVTSLFTPNVRYIEITEDGYVGDLVVPPQYAATPEDLQQVRSNAARSGQIGRLLANDLKSAMVRADLQDIDPKTGQPVSYVQIAQRLEDIRTKYSSADIEINIVGFAKLVGDVVEGLNTVMGFFAIAFLITGVLLWVYSRSWRLTLVALFVALLPVIWLLGLLPLLGLGIDPMSILVPFLIFSIGVSHAVQMTNAWKQEVLAGSDSVTAAKAAFSKIFIPGALALLMNALGFGVIMLIDIPIVHELGVTACIGVMLMIITNKVMLPLIIAHLRLEPRLMTAKANVSNQRHPLWWRVSALATPGPALWVFALSLVLLAVGAIKARELATGDIGSGAPELRADSRYNQDNQKIISNYSIGLDVLSVFLTISDRSEACLDPAVMRAVETFDYKMREVPGVQSVQSVAGMSKQVIAGNNEGNPRWAAIPGSSQGLQQGAYAYSPDSGLVTDGCQQMQILVFLTDHEGATVAHVLDEAKRIIAAIQVPGVEFKLAGGNIGVMAASNEAVKHAEVVMLAALFFSVALFCLLTFRSVRAVLCILVPLAIVAVLCNALMALLGIGLKVATLPVMALGVGVGVDYGIYLYERIEHEMADGQDLREAFYRAMCQRGTAAVFTALTMSLGVCTWVFAPLKFQADMGLLLAFMFMVNVLGAIFLLPALAAWFNLGKPLVESAPTRAFA; via the coding sequence ATGCAGCGCTTTGTAAACAACTGCGCCGAGCAATTGATGGCCCGGCGCAATGTCCTGCTTGGCTTTTTTCTGCTGGTAACCCTGGCCTTGGGCTACAGCGCCACCCACGTACGGCTGGACCCCGGATTCAACAAGCAGATTCCGGTGCGTCATGCCTACATGCTCAACTTCCTGGACTTCAGCCGTATCTTCACCGGCGCCAATCGCCTGCTGGTCAGCGTGCACTGGAAAGGCCAGGGCGATCTCTACAACCCCGAGTTCCTCCAGACCCTGCAGAACGTCACCGACGACGTGTTTTACATCTCCGGGGTCAGCCGCCCCAGCGTGACCTCGCTGTTTACCCCCAACGTGCGTTACATCGAAATCACTGAAGACGGTTATGTCGGTGATCTGGTGGTGCCGCCGCAATATGCCGCCACGCCCGAAGACTTGCAGCAAGTGCGCAGTAATGCCGCGCGCTCAGGACAGATCGGCCGCTTGCTGGCCAACGATCTGAAATCGGCGATGGTGCGCGCCGACCTGCAGGACATCGACCCCAAAACCGGGCAACCGGTGAGCTACGTGCAGATCGCCCAGCGCCTGGAAGATATCCGCACCAAATACAGCAGTGCCGATATCGAAATCAACATCGTCGGCTTTGCCAAGCTGGTGGGCGACGTGGTCGAAGGCCTGAATACGGTGATGGGCTTTTTCGCCATCGCATTCCTGATTACCGGTGTGCTGTTGTGGGTGTATTCGCGCTCGTGGCGCCTGACGCTGGTGGCGCTGTTTGTCGCCTTGCTGCCGGTCATCTGGCTGCTCGGCCTGTTGCCATTGCTGGGTCTTGGGATCGATCCAATGTCGATTCTGGTACCGTTCCTGATCTTCTCCATTGGCGTGTCCCACGCCGTGCAAATGACCAACGCCTGGAAGCAGGAAGTGCTGGCCGGCAGTGACTCGGTCACTGCCGCCAAGGCGGCGTTCAGCAAGATATTTATCCCCGGTGCCCTGGCGTTGCTGATGAACGCCCTGGGTTTCGGGGTGATCATGCTGATCGATATCCCCATCGTTCACGAGCTGGGTGTTACGGCCTGCATCGGCGTGATGCTGATGATCATCACTAACAAGGTCATGCTGCCGCTCATCATCGCGCATCTGCGACTTGAACCGCGCTTGATGACGGCAAAGGCGAACGTGTCTAACCAGCGCCACCCGCTGTGGTGGCGGGTATCAGCGCTGGCCACACCGGGCCCGGCCCTGTGGGTGTTCGCCCTGAGTCTGGTGCTATTGGCGGTGGGGGCTATCAAGGCCCGTGAGCTGGCGACCGGTGACATCGGTTCAGGTGCGCCGGAGCTGCGTGCCGACTCGCGCTACAACCAGGACAACCAGAAAATCATCAGCAATTACTCCATCGGGCTGGATGTGTTGTCGGTGTTCCTGACTATTAGTGATCGCAGTGAAGCCTGTCTGGATCCGGCGGTCATGCGGGCAGTGGAAACTTTCGACTACAAAATGCGCGAAGTGCCCGGTGTGCAATCGGTGCAAAGCGTGGCGGGCATGAGCAAGCAAGTGATTGCCGGCAACAATGAAGGCAATCCTCGCTGGGCAGCCATTCCGGGTTCGTCCCAGGGCTTGCAGCAGGGCGCCTATGCCTATTCGCCGGACTCGGGGCTGGTGACTGACGGCTGTCAGCAGATGCAGATTCTGGTGTTTTTGACCGACCATGAAGGCGCCACCGTGGCCCATGTACTGGACGAGGCCAAGCGCATCATCGCTGCCATCCAGGTGCCGGGCGTGGAGTTCAAACTGGCGGGCGGTAACATCGGTGTCATGGCCGCGTCCAACGAAGCGGTCAAACACGCCGAGGTGGTGATGCTCGCAGCGTTGTTCTTCTCGGTGGCGCTGTTTTGCCTGCTGACCTTTCGCTCGGTGCGAGCCGTGTTGTGCATCCTGGTGCCTCTGGCGATCGTCGCCGTGTTGTGCAATGCCCTGATGGCGCTGCTGGGCATTGGCCTCAAGGTGGCCACGCTGCCGGTGATGGCGCTGGGCGTGGGAGTAGGGGTGGACTACGGGATCTACCTTTACGAGCGCATCGAGCATGAAATGGCCGATGGGCAGGACCTGCGCGAAGCCTTCTACCGCGCCATGTGCCAGCGCGGCACCGCCGCGGTTTTTACCGCACTGACCATGTCGCTGGGTGTGTGTACCTGGGTGTTCGCCCCCCTCAAGTTCCAGGCCGACATGGGCCTGCTGCTGGCCTTCATGTTTATGGTCAACGTGCTGGGCGCGATCTTCCTGCTTCCGGCGCTGGCCGCGTGGTTCAACCTGGGCAAGCCGTTGGTGGAGTCCGCTCCCACACGAGCATTTGCATGA
- a CDS encoding DUF1329 domain-containing protein: MGRITHMGGWLSVALVLHGYSGLALAQAPADQIARLGKDLTCVGAQQAGNAEGTIPAFGGQWLGAAPGMKFEGTGKHPVDPYPTEKPLFVITAQNLSQYDAHLSEGQKALFKLYPQTFRMPVYPSHRDFRFSDTVCKATLENASVAKLVDDGEGVVARTGGVAFPIPQNGIELLKNASLFTVRAWTEEYTSDNAYVLKDGNINWGRVHSRNMAPGLEPGKIGDTTGNSSFYLNETLLPQRDKGEINTGTEYWNDKTEPRQSWRYDPGTRRVRQSPGYGFDMAFPGSGGSITVDEVRIFNGSAQRYNWNIVGKKELYIPYNTARLHDSNLKYANLLTPGHINPDNMRYELHRVWVLEGVLKPGNRHLYGKRTMYIDEDSWFPIMGDNYDNRGELWRTSMVNYFYAPETQTWQAGVGLYHDLNAGSYLAFNLINEQRNGYVLNKGGFAPGDFGPEAARRAGK, from the coding sequence ATGGGACGCATCACCCACATGGGCGGCTGGCTGTCAGTCGCACTGGTTTTACACGGTTATAGCGGGCTAGCACTGGCCCAGGCACCTGCGGATCAGATCGCCCGGCTGGGCAAGGATCTGACCTGCGTCGGCGCACAGCAGGCGGGCAATGCCGAAGGCACAATCCCGGCGTTTGGCGGTCAATGGCTGGGTGCGGCGCCCGGGATGAAGTTCGAGGGCACGGGCAAGCATCCTGTGGATCCGTACCCCACCGAAAAGCCGCTGTTTGTGATCACCGCGCAAAACCTGAGTCAGTACGACGCCCATTTGTCCGAGGGGCAGAAAGCCCTGTTCAAGCTCTATCCGCAGACCTTTCGCATGCCGGTTTATCCTTCGCACCGCGACTTCCGTTTCTCTGACACCGTGTGCAAAGCCACCCTGGAAAATGCTTCGGTCGCCAAGCTGGTCGATGACGGTGAGGGCGTGGTTGCTCGCACCGGCGGTGTGGCATTCCCTATCCCGCAAAACGGTATCGAGCTGCTGAAAAACGCCTCGCTGTTTACCGTGCGGGCATGGACCGAGGAGTACACGTCAGACAACGCCTATGTGCTCAAGGACGGCAACATCAACTGGGGCCGTGTGCATTCGCGCAACATGGCGCCGGGCCTTGAGCCAGGCAAAATAGGTGATACCACCGGCAACTCATCGTTCTATCTCAACGAGACCCTGCTGCCACAGCGCGACAAGGGTGAAATCAATACCGGTACCGAGTACTGGAACGACAAGACCGAGCCGCGCCAGAGCTGGCGCTACGACCCCGGCACGCGTCGCGTTCGCCAATCCCCGGGTTACGGTTTCGACATGGCATTCCCGGGCTCCGGTGGTTCCATCACGGTCGACGAAGTTCGAATCTTCAACGGCTCTGCCCAGCGCTACAACTGGAATATCGTCGGCAAGAAAGAGCTGTATATCCCGTACAACACGGCGCGCTTGCATGACAGCAACCTCAAGTACGCCAACCTGCTGACCCCGGGCCATATCAACCCCGACAACATGCGCTATGAGCTGCACCGCGTATGGGTGCTCGAAGGCGTACTCAAACCCGGCAACCGCCATCTGTATGGCAAGCGCACGATGTACATCGACGAAGACAGCTGGTTCCCGATCATGGGCGACAACTACGACAACCGTGGCGAGCTGTGGCGCACCTCGATGGTCAACTACTTCTATGCCCCGGAGACACAGACCTGGCAGGCGGGTGTTGGCCTGTATCACGACTTGAATGCGGGCAGCTACCTGGCGTTCAACCTGATCAACGAACAACGTAACGGCTATGTGCTGAACAAAGGCGGATTTGCGCCGGGGGATTTCGGTCCTGAAGCAGCACGCCGGGCCGGCAAGTAA
- a CDS encoding DUF1302 domain-containing protein — protein MFKQYTRFVGTGLLSGLSGLALAAPTIELGENTTLDSSLTVNYTASMRTEKPDHEYLNNINYDDATRNFKRGSLINNRVSVFGELMLKHDNLGAVVRGSHFYDEVYRQRNDNDSPDTVNKTGRYNDFSQDTRKLSGSKARLLDAYVYGDFTVNDDQYLSLKAGRHLVAWGESLFWPNISQGQAPVDSTKFNVPGTEAKDAYLPVGQVSGSWSVNEDLALLGFYQYKWEETQLNPVGDYFGSDTFGPGAEFFRLAPGVINNLPDAAAVGYGGSVKPGNSGEWGLGTRYRLTQNTEIGLFHYRYHDRVPALFFDFTGQTHYSSLGKVGGNGNGPSYQLGYFDNIKLTGMSFTTKVGDSVQFAGDLSYRDGAAVYLSNGAPARGQVWQGNLNAVYMIGPTFMAQQTTLMTEVVHQRIQGVDDLTISGGGAGTDGTFNTFVYDGQTRGSSLLGIGAYFDHPNVFNGWDLTTKATWTQNIDGSAYSGLGRAEKRLTVGGDFKYLGNFQLGLTYVAYLSSADIAQGRTMADRDYLSFNGKYTF, from the coding sequence ATGTTCAAGCAATACACGCGTTTTGTGGGGACCGGTTTGTTGTCGGGGTTAAGCGGCCTGGCGCTGGCTGCGCCAACCATCGAGCTGGGTGAAAACACCACGCTCGACTCATCGCTGACCGTGAACTACACGGCTTCGATGCGTACCGAAAAGCCTGATCACGAATACCTCAATAACATCAACTACGACGACGCCACGCGCAACTTCAAGCGCGGTTCACTGATCAATAATCGGGTCAGTGTGTTTGGCGAGCTGATGCTCAAGCACGACAACCTCGGCGCCGTGGTACGCGGCAGTCACTTTTATGACGAGGTCTACCGTCAGCGCAACGACAACGATTCACCGGATACGGTCAACAAGACCGGACGCTACAACGACTTCAGCCAGGACACGCGCAAACTCAGTGGCAGCAAGGCGCGGCTGCTGGACGCCTACGTGTACGGCGACTTTACGGTCAATGACGACCAGTATTTATCCCTCAAGGCCGGGCGGCACCTGGTGGCCTGGGGTGAAAGCCTGTTCTGGCCCAACATCAGCCAGGGCCAGGCGCCAGTGGATTCGACCAAATTCAACGTGCCGGGCACCGAAGCCAAGGATGCCTACTTGCCGGTCGGGCAAGTCTCGGGTTCGTGGTCGGTGAACGAAGATCTGGCCTTGCTCGGTTTCTATCAATACAAGTGGGAAGAAACCCAGCTCAATCCCGTGGGTGACTATTTCGGCAGCGACACCTTTGGCCCGGGCGCCGAGTTCTTTCGGCTGGCCCCGGGAGTCATCAATAATTTGCCGGATGCAGCGGCTGTCGGTTATGGCGGTTCAGTCAAACCCGGCAACAGTGGCGAGTGGGGCCTGGGCACCCGCTACCGGTTGACGCAAAACACCGAAATCGGCTTGTTTCACTACCGTTATCACGATCGGGTTCCGGCGCTGTTTTTCGACTTCACCGGGCAGACGCACTACTCCTCGCTGGGTAAGGTGGGTGGCAACGGCAATGGCCCGAGTTACCAGTTGGGCTACTTTGACAACATCAAGCTCACGGGCATGAGCTTCACCACAAAAGTCGGTGATTCGGTGCAGTTTGCCGGTGACCTGAGCTACCGCGATGGTGCCGCGGTGTACTTGAGCAATGGTGCCCCGGCCCGTGGCCAGGTGTGGCAGGGCAACCTGAACGCGGTGTACATGATTGGGCCGACGTTCATGGCGCAACAGACCACGTTGATGACCGAGGTGGTGCACCAGAGGATTCAGGGTGTGGATGACCTGACGATCAGCGGTGGTGGAGCGGGCACGGATGGCACCTTCAACACGTTCGTGTACGACGGTCAGACCCGTGGTTCAAGCCTGCTTGGCATCGGCGCGTATTTCGATCACCCCAACGTGTTTAACGGCTGGGATTTGACGACCAAAGCCACCTGGACCCAGAACATCGACGGCAGTGCCTACTCCGGGTTGGGGCGTGCCGAGAAGCGCCTGACAGTGGGGGGAGACTTTAAATACCTGGGTAACTTCCAGCTGGGGCTTACCTACGTGGCGTACTTGAGTTCGGCCGATATTGCCCAGGGGCGGACAATGGCTGACAGGGACTACCTGTCGTTTAACGGCAAGTACACGTTCTGA
- a CDS encoding acyl-CoA dehydrogenase family protein yields MNIGFSAADEQFRQRVAQWMQTHLTGEFAVLRFRGGPGDEDFAPALRKRWEQVLAQGQWVGAGWATEHGGRGLSINQQVIFFEEYARAGGPGRMGHIGEGLVGPTLAAFGTPEQQQRFLPPILSGQDFWCQGYSEPGAGSDLANIKTRASFDESSGQWLISGQKVWTSLAHESDWCFVLARTEPGSVGHRGLSFLLVAMDQPGIQVQPIQQLTGTCEFNEVFFDQARTSAHNMIGQPGDGWKIAMALLGFERGVSTLGQQMQFQNELDEVVRIARANGAAQDPVIRQRIAQAWAGLRVLRYNSLRMLSGAQDGSLRPEATIYKLAWSTWHVELGKLAMDVLGPEAELLAGAPYELTRLQALFLFTRADTLYGGSSEIQRNIIAERALGMPREAR; encoded by the coding sequence ATGAATATCGGCTTCAGCGCAGCAGATGAGCAGTTCCGGCAACGAGTGGCCCAGTGGATGCAAACGCACCTCACTGGCGAATTTGCCGTTCTGCGCTTTCGTGGTGGCCCAGGGGATGAAGACTTTGCCCCCGCGTTGCGTAAACGCTGGGAGCAGGTACTGGCACAGGGGCAATGGGTCGGTGCCGGTTGGGCCACCGAGCATGGGGGCCGTGGACTGAGTATCAACCAGCAGGTGATTTTTTTTGAAGAATACGCCCGGGCGGGCGGTCCGGGGCGCATGGGTCATATTGGCGAGGGCCTAGTCGGACCGACCCTTGCAGCCTTCGGCACCCCCGAGCAGCAACAGCGTTTTTTGCCGCCGATTCTGTCTGGGCAGGATTTCTGGTGCCAGGGCTATTCCGAGCCCGGCGCAGGTTCCGACCTGGCCAATATCAAGACCCGCGCCAGTTTCGATGAAAGCAGCGGCCAATGGTTGATCAGCGGGCAAAAGGTCTGGACATCCCTGGCCCATGAGTCGGATTGGTGCTTTGTGCTTGCACGCACCGAACCGGGCAGTGTCGGCCATCGCGGCCTGTCTTTTTTGCTGGTCGCCATGGATCAGCCAGGTATACAGGTTCAGCCGATCCAGCAATTGACCGGCACCTGCGAATTCAATGAAGTGTTTTTTGATCAGGCCAGGACGTCGGCGCACAACATGATCGGCCAGCCTGGCGATGGCTGGAAAATTGCCATGGCGCTGCTGGGGTTTGAGCGAGGGGTTTCGACCCTAGGGCAGCAGATGCAGTTTCAGAATGAACTGGACGAAGTCGTGCGTATCGCCAGGGCCAATGGCGCGGCGCAGGACCCCGTCATACGTCAACGCATTGCCCAGGCCTGGGCCGGCTTGCGTGTGTTGCGCTACAACTCGCTGCGCATGTTGTCCGGAGCTCAGGACGGCAGCCTTCGACCTGAAGCAACAATCTACAAGCTGGCGTGGTCCACCTGGCATGTGGAACTTGGAAAGCTGGCGATGGACGTGCTCGGGCCTGAAGCCGAGTTGCTGGCAGGGGCACCTTACGAGCTGACCCGCCTGCAGGCCCTGTTCCTGTTTACCAGGGCCGACACCCTCTACGGTGGCAGTAGTGAAATCCAGCGCAACATCATTGCCGAACGAGCGTTGGGCATGCCGCGCGAAGCGCGTTAG
- a CDS encoding acyl-CoA dehydrogenase family protein, whose amino-acid sequence MELALTDEQRMIQASAERFLTQVASSSAVRTAMSSERGYDSQTWEQIAKELYWPALAIPEAYDGLGLGFAEVCLLQEQLGRCLLPTPFFATCCLATPALLLSRNESLKERWLPLIAAGDVRASLAYTSAPRWDDSGVQVYAQSHAGGYRLNGEYRYVIDGADCDLLIIAARTPGSVGEAGIRLFALPADTPGILCQPQATLDQTRRLATLTLNDVAVCDEHLLSEPGQGWPLLRDVLHIACIGLAGEQTGGAQQSLDITLKYISEREQFGRRIASFQAIKHRCADLMLAIECSRSASYYAACIADQCLNIDGDPSARQQLGEAAATAKIFASEGFFQCAAESIQLHGGVGFTWEYDPHLYFKRARASEQMLGTPAFHREQLARQIFGERT is encoded by the coding sequence ATGGAGCTTGCCCTGACTGACGAGCAGCGAATGATTCAAGCGTCTGCCGAGCGTTTTTTGACCCAGGTTGCCAGCTCCAGCGCCGTGCGCACGGCGATGAGCAGTGAACGTGGGTATGACTCCCAGACTTGGGAGCAAATAGCCAAGGAGCTGTACTGGCCTGCACTGGCGATCCCTGAAGCCTATGACGGACTCGGACTGGGCTTCGCCGAGGTTTGCCTGTTGCAGGAGCAACTGGGACGCTGCCTGCTGCCTACGCCCTTTTTTGCCACGTGCTGCCTGGCCACCCCTGCCCTGTTGCTCAGCCGCAATGAGTCACTCAAGGAGCGCTGGTTGCCATTGATCGCCGCTGGAGACGTACGCGCCAGCCTCGCCTATACCAGCGCCCCACGCTGGGACGATAGTGGCGTGCAGGTGTATGCACAAAGCCATGCAGGCGGGTATCGCCTCAATGGCGAGTATCGCTATGTCATCGACGGCGCCGACTGTGACTTGTTGATCATTGCCGCTCGCACTCCGGGCAGCGTCGGCGAAGCCGGTATCCGCTTGTTCGCTTTACCTGCTGACACACCCGGCATTCTTTGCCAGCCGCAGGCGACACTGGATCAGACCCGTCGCCTGGCCACCCTCACCCTGAACGACGTTGCCGTCTGCGACGAGCATTTGCTCAGCGAGCCGGGACAGGGCTGGCCGTTGCTGCGCGATGTGCTGCACATCGCCTGCATCGGTCTGGCTGGCGAGCAGACCGGCGGTGCCCAGCAGTCACTGGACATCACCTTGAAATACATAAGCGAGCGCGAACAGTTTGGTCGTCGTATCGCCAGCTTCCAGGCCATCAAGCACCGTTGCGCCGATCTGATGCTGGCCATTGAGTGCTCACGGTCCGCCAGTTATTACGCCGCCTGCATTGCCGATCAATGCCTGAACATTGATGGCGATCCAAGTGCTCGACAGCAACTGGGAGAGGCCGCCGCCACGGCCAAGATCTTCGCCAGTGAAGGTTTTTTTCAGTGCGCTGCCGAGTCCATCCAGCTGCATGGCGGCGTGGGATTCACTTGGGAATACGACCCGCACTTGTACTTCAAGCGAGCGCGGGCCAGTGAGCAGATGCTCGGCACTCCGGCATTTCATCGCGAGCAATTGGCCAGACAGATTTTCGGAGAGCGCACATGA